A single genomic interval of Koleobacter methoxysyntrophicus harbors:
- a CDS encoding PucR family transcriptional regulator, producing the protein MDRDYGVKIKDIMLLKPFQRARIIAGGDNGLERVVRSINVLEVPDIADWKIKNELLLSQGFSLKHEKDREKILKIIVEKGASGLCVKPKRYLEKVPDDMVELANKLEFPLIELPFELTFSEIIASVMNMINSKQTMILEQSAKTHKELMNIVLKGGDIEHICSKISDSINNTVVIEDKYGKPLAYSIKVKSGSEKDAVEHLLMKKYLQNSQKIDAAFSNNIGINKDYKEVKIPIITELKFFGYICVLETVRPLMSFDIIAVENATTVIALAIMKKKAIEEIEKRHLNEFIDLVISKNVENDQEIIQQGEYYGIDLEKKHNIILIHCNDNDSHEKESISVLEKNENTQRVRNKLYDIIKFTLSMEGYKGIVGTKAGDIVVLLESDEYEDYNLLKKELDKLAHKILLKAQKELKNDNIIASISRRYKGIYISEGYKEAKKALLITQNNNLSKGSRVVHFGELGIFRLLHYVPKKDLDDFLKEYLQPLIQYDEKNDCHLIKTLEAYFMFNGNIKDTAKYLYVHYNTIVYRLQKIKEIVGHNFEEWNERLNMQLALKLMKLQNEQ; encoded by the coding sequence GTGGATAGAGATTACGGGGTAAAAATTAAAGATATTATGCTTCTTAAGCCCTTTCAACGGGCAAGGATTATTGCTGGTGGGGATAATGGCTTAGAAAGAGTTGTTAGAAGCATTAATGTATTAGAGGTACCGGATATTGCAGATTGGAAGATAAAAAATGAATTGCTCCTCTCCCAGGGCTTTTCATTAAAACATGAAAAAGATAGAGAAAAGATACTTAAAATCATTGTAGAGAAAGGTGCTTCAGGCCTATGCGTGAAACCTAAAAGGTATCTTGAAAAAGTTCCGGATGATATGGTTGAATTAGCGAATAAACTAGAATTTCCTTTAATTGAACTGCCTTTTGAACTGACATTTTCCGAAATAATAGCTTCTGTGATGAACATGATCAATAGCAAACAAACTATGATCCTGGAGCAGAGTGCAAAAACCCATAAAGAACTAATGAATATTGTTCTAAAGGGTGGGGATATTGAACATATTTGCAGTAAAATATCGGATTCAATAAATAATACCGTAGTAATAGAAGACAAATACGGAAAGCCTTTGGCTTATTCCATTAAAGTTAAATCGGGGAGTGAAAAAGACGCCGTTGAACATTTGTTAATGAAAAAATATTTGCAAAATTCACAAAAGATTGACGCTGCCTTCAGTAATAATATAGGAATAAATAAGGATTATAAAGAAGTTAAAATTCCGATAATAACGGAACTGAAGTTTTTTGGATATATATGTGTATTGGAAACGGTAAGACCGCTTATGAGCTTCGACATTATAGCTGTTGAAAATGCAACAACGGTCATTGCCCTGGCAATAATGAAAAAAAAGGCTATAGAAGAAATTGAAAAGAGGCATTTAAATGAATTTATCGACTTAGTTATTTCTAAAAACGTGGAAAATGACCAGGAGATAATACAACAGGGGGAGTATTACGGTATTGACCTTGAAAAAAAGCATAATATAATTTTAATTCACTGTAATGACAATGACTCGCATGAGAAAGAAAGTATATCTGTTTTAGAAAAAAACGAAAATACCCAGCGGGTGCGTAATAAACTTTATGATATAATAAAATTTACCCTTTCCATGGAAGGATATAAAGGCATAGTCGGAACTAAAGCGGGAGACATCGTAGTCCTGCTTGAATCGGATGAATATGAAGATTATAACCTCTTGAAAAAGGAATTGGACAAACTCGCGCACAAAATCCTCTTAAAAGCACAAAAAGAGTTAAAAAATGATAATATAATAGCTTCAATAAGCAGGCGCTACAAGGGAATATATATATCCGAAGGTTACAAAGAGGCAAAAAAGGCTTTACTGATAACCCAAAATAATAATTTATCTAAAGGAAGCAGGGTTGTCCATTTTGGGGAACTGGGGATTTTCAGACTTTTGCACTATGTTCCCAAAAAGGATTTAGACGATTTTTTAAAAGAATATCTTCAACCCCTTATTCAGTACGATGAAAAAAACGACTGTCATCTTATTAAAACCCTTGAAGCATATTTTATGTTTAACGGCAATATAAAAGATACGGCCAAGTATTTGTATGTTCATTACAATACGATCGTATACAGATTACAGAAAATCAAAGAGATTGTCGGACATAATTTTGAAGAATGGAATGAAAGGTTGAATATGCAGTTGGCATTGAAACTAATGAAGCTCCAAAATGAGCAGTAA
- a CDS encoding phosphoenolpyruvate carboxykinase (ATP) — protein sequence MFDKNIKARRICSNPSAEELREFAKFEERKTKYGSACYITKVRSRSAKNTYIIKDRELHLGVGQQSIEVSEAVEIIGQVRNYLKGKEVISMDKVLGKHPESRFSCRLYITKESARIPYMWDATLFPAELNNIEPDLVTVYVPEWPERKILVHPVEGITYILGTDYFGECKKSFLRMAMYRMKSKGCLGLHAGSKVIKIKDRMGNLREVGFIMFGLSGTGKTTLTIHDHDLKGEEGIIIRQDDVVFLNDKGYCYGTENGFFFKTEGLEPSQKVLYQAATREDCILENVWVDDSGEVDFSNLTLTSNGRGVVSREKVIYTDDEVDLKKADKKIFITRRNDIVPPVAKLNPQQAAAFFVLGESIETSAGDPTRAGQSKREVGTNPFIIGPEADEGNRFLEILKKNPDIECFLLNTGSVGAKGDFKGEKITIKVTTEIMKQIAKGAIDWKVDPCWGYQVPAKVEGLNIAQYNPERFYTGEEYEKMIENLRKERREWLARFPGLYNEILDAI from the coding sequence ATGTTTGACAAAAATATCAAAGCTAGAAGAATCTGTTCTAATCCTTCTGCTGAAGAATTGCGCGAGTTTGCTAAATTTGAAGAAAGGAAGACAAAATATGGTAGTGCCTGTTATATTACAAAGGTCCGATCGAGGAGTGCAAAGAATACGTACATAATAAAGGACAGAGAACTGCATCTCGGTGTTGGGCAGCAGTCCATAGAGGTTTCTGAAGCTGTAGAAATCATTGGCCAGGTCAGAAACTATCTCAAAGGGAAAGAAGTTATTTCAATGGATAAGGTTTTAGGAAAACACCCGGAAAGCAGGTTCAGCTGCCGCCTTTACATTACAAAAGAATCAGCCCGAATACCATATATGTGGGATGCTACCCTTTTTCCCGCTGAACTTAATAACATTGAACCTGACCTGGTAACGGTATATGTTCCCGAATGGCCTGAACGAAAAATACTCGTTCACCCTGTAGAAGGGATAACGTATATCCTAGGGACCGATTATTTCGGTGAATGCAAAAAATCGTTTCTAAGGATGGCAATGTACAGGATGAAATCAAAAGGATGTCTGGGTCTTCACGCCGGAAGTAAGGTAATAAAAATAAAGGATCGTATGGGCAATCTGCGGGAAGTAGGATTCATAATGTTCGGATTAAGCGGAACGGGAAAGACGACCCTTACCATACATGACCACGACCTTAAGGGTGAAGAAGGGATAATAATACGTCAGGATGATGTTGTTTTTTTAAATGACAAAGGATACTGTTATGGAACTGAAAACGGTTTTTTCTTTAAAACAGAAGGCCTTGAACCTTCACAGAAGGTTTTATATCAAGCTGCTACCCGGGAAGACTGCATTTTAGAAAATGTATGGGTCGATGACAGTGGAGAAGTGGATTTTTCAAATTTGACCCTCACATCCAACGGGAGGGGTGTTGTTTCTAGAGAAAAAGTAATATATACTGATGATGAAGTAGATTTAAAAAAAGCAGATAAAAAAATATTTATAACCCGCAGAAATGACATAGTGCCCCCTGTTGCGAAGCTCAACCCCCAGCAGGCCGCCGCCTTCTTTGTTTTAGGAGAATCTATCGAAACATCGGCAGGAGACCCGACACGGGCAGGTCAGTCAAAACGTGAAGTGGGAACAAATCCTTTTATAATCGGGCCTGAAGCCGATGAAGGAAACAGGTTCCTTGAGATTCTAAAAAAGAACCCTGATATAGAGTGCTTCCTTTTAAATACCGGCAGTGTGGGAGCTAAGGGGGATTTTAAAGGAGAGAAGATAACAATTAAAGTTACAACCGAAATTATGAAACAAATAGCAAAAGGAGCCATAGACTGGAAGGTTGATCCCTGCTGGGGTTATCAGGTCCCCGCCAAAGTTGAGGGATTGAATATTGCACAATATAACCCTGAAAGATTTTACACCGGTGAAGAATATGAGAAAATGATAGAAAACCTGCGGAAGGAGCGCAGGGAATGGTTAGCCCGATTCCCGGGGTTATATAATGAAATCCTGGATGCTATTTGA
- the atpE gene encoding ATP synthase F0 subunit C — MELLDFLKDYLQMADPRALVIGASAVGAGIAMITGIGPAIGQGYAAGKGTESVGINPKTGDSSRFVMILGGAVAETSGILSLVIALILLFANPLVGLRGMYNVMAASAVAAGIAMLTGIGAGIGQGYAAGQAVETIARRPKLQGQILRVMFLGQAIAQTTGIFALMVALILLFANPLLRL, encoded by the coding sequence ATGGAATTACTGGATTTTTTAAAAGATTACTTACAGATGGCGGACCCAAGGGCCCTTGTAATAGGGGCTTCGGCTGTGGGAGCAGGAATTGCAATGATAACGGGTATCGGCCCTGCTATAGGCCAGGGTTATGCTGCAGGAAAGGGGACCGAATCCGTAGGGATAAATCCGAAAACAGGCGATTCCTCAAGGTTCGTCATGATTTTAGGTGGGGCCGTAGCTGAAACATCAGGGATCCTTTCTCTGGTTATCGCATTGATTCTGCTGTTTGCTAATCCCCTGGTAGGATTAAGGGGAATGTATAATGTTATGGCTGCTTCAGCCGTAGCTGCAGGCATTGCGATGCTTACCGGTATAGGGGCAGGAATCGGCCAGGGATATGCTGCCGGCCAGGCCGTGGAAACAATTGCCCGCCGGCCGAAACTGCAGGGCCAAATCTTAAGGGTTATGTTTTTGGGTCAGGCCATAGCTCAGACAACGGGGATTTTTGCGCTGATGGTGGCATTAATACTCCTCTTTGCAAACCCCCTGTTAAGGTTGTAA
- the atpE gene encoding ATP synthase F0 subunit C, translating into MIAGKALILAASAIGAGLAMIGGIGPGIGQGFAAGKGAEAVGRQPEAQGDIIRTMLLGAAVAETTGIYALIIALILLFANPLVGLLK; encoded by the coding sequence TTGATAGCAGGGAAGGCACTGATACTGGCAGCCTCAGCAATAGGTGCAGGGCTGGCCATGATTGGAGGGATTGGTCCGGGAATCGGTCAGGGTTTTGCGGCGGGGAAGGGAGCTGAAGCGGTAGGACGCCAGCCGGAGGCCCAGGGTGATATTATCAGGACTATGCTTTTAGGGGCAGCGGTAGCCGAAACTACGGGGATTTACGCTCTAATTATTGCCCTTATCCTCCTTTTTGCTAATCCTCTGGTAGGGCTCCTGAAGTAG
- the atpF gene encoding F0F1 ATP synthase subunit B has translation MINKYTYIFQIVNFIVLYLLLRRFLFTPITRFMEDRARKIQEEKERAEAERKNAGKIRKEYEEKIKSIDRQAEIRFKEAVREGEKQGREIISAAKARARSIINDGYRELEREREKALREMKHQMVSLSVAAASRIIERELDEKKHRALVDDFISKAGNPK, from the coding sequence ATGATTAATAAGTATACCTATATCTTTCAGATAGTAAATTTTATCGTCCTGTATCTCCTTCTCAGGCGTTTTTTATTTACTCCTATAACCCGTTTCATGGAAGACAGGGCCAGAAAAATTCAGGAAGAAAAGGAACGTGCTGAAGCAGAAAGAAAAAATGCCGGTAAAATCAGGAAGGAATATGAAGAGAAGATTAAAAGCATTGACCGGCAAGCTGAAATAAGATTTAAAGAAGCAGTAAGGGAAGGGGAAAAGCAGGGAAGGGAAATAATATCGGCAGCTAAAGCCAGGGCCCGAAGCATAATAAATGATGGTTACAGGGAACTGGAACGGGAAAGGGAAAAAGCTCTAAGGGAAATGAAACATCAGATGGTTTCCCTATCGGTGGCAGCAGCTTCACGTATTATAGAAAGAGAACTGGACGAAAAAAAGCACAGGGCCCTGGTAGATGATTTTATATCAAAGGCAGGTAACCCGAAATGA
- a CDS encoding ATP synthase F1 subunit delta: MKDAVAARYAEALFNVAREQNKVQKFREEYSFAVNVLNFKPQLKIILTHPLIHADEKRSILKGIFSGKISSSILNFLFILVDNKRLEFLERINDHFQEMSGKALGMKKAVIVSAVSLTLEEKRKIKAAFEKKLGIRLKPRYIVENGILGGVIVRIEDKVYDGSIKHQLNRIEQKLINVLEVQRTRFTR; this comes from the coding sequence ATGAAGGATGCGGTTGCAGCCAGGTATGCTGAGGCCCTGTTTAATGTGGCCCGGGAACAAAACAAAGTACAAAAATTCAGAGAAGAGTACTCCTTTGCGGTGAATGTTCTTAATTTTAAACCCCAATTAAAGATAATACTGACCCATCCGCTAATTCATGCTGATGAGAAAAGGTCCATCCTCAAGGGGATATTTTCAGGGAAAATCAGTTCATCCATACTGAATTTTTTATTTATCCTTGTAGATAATAAGAGGTTGGAATTTCTGGAGAGGATAAATGACCATTTTCAGGAAATGTCTGGTAAGGCACTGGGTATGAAAAAGGCTGTTATCGTATCCGCAGTTTCCCTCACCCTTGAGGAAAAAAGAAAAATCAAAGCAGCTTTTGAAAAGAAACTTGGCATACGGCTAAAACCCCGGTACATCGTCGAGAACGGAATCCTGGGAGGAGTCATAGTCAGGATTGAAGATAAGGTTTATGACGGCAGCATAAAACACCAGCTCAATAGGATAGAACAGAAACTAATCAATGTATTAGAGGTTCAGCGAACTCGCTTCACTCGATGA
- the atpA gene encoding F0F1 ATP synthase subunit alpha: protein MGLRVEELSSFLEEQIKKYEKSIDTFDTGRVVTVGDGIARIHGLMKAMSGELLEFPGGIYGMALNLEENSIGCVMLGPDSEIKEGDEVKSTGRIVEVPVGEELLGRVVNALGQPIDGRGPLNARKFRPVEAPAPGIIQRKPVDTPLQTGIKAIDSMIPIGRGQRELLIGDRQTGKTAVAVDAIINQKNENVICIYVAIGQKASSVARLVETLKKYGAMEYTTVVAANAGELAALQYIAPYAGCAMGEEFMYNSRDVLIVYDDLSKHAIAYRAISLLLRRPPGREAFPGDVFYLHSRLLERSARLNEELGGGSMTALPIVETLAGDVSAYIPTNVISITDGQIYFETELFFSGIRPAINAGLSVSRVGGAAQIKAMKEVAGRLRLELAQYRELSAFARFGSDLDKETRERLSRGERIIEVLKQGQFEPMPVENQVIIIYALINGYLEDIPIEDLKRFEKEFLGYMSSKHPEIGKSIKETGELKDGIKQRLGKAITDFKKGFKTKTSGN, encoded by the coding sequence GTGGGTTTACGGGTAGAAGAGCTCAGTTCCTTTCTCGAAGAACAGATAAAAAAATATGAAAAATCAATCGATACCTTTGATACCGGAAGGGTCGTAACGGTAGGAGACGGGATAGCGAGAATTCACGGGCTTATGAAGGCAATGTCAGGGGAACTTCTTGAGTTTCCCGGTGGAATCTACGGTATGGCTCTTAACCTGGAGGAAAACAGTATAGGCTGTGTAATGCTGGGGCCTGACAGCGAGATTAAGGAAGGGGATGAGGTCAAGAGTACGGGAAGGATTGTTGAAGTTCCTGTTGGAGAGGAACTTCTCGGGAGGGTGGTGAATGCCCTGGGCCAGCCTATCGATGGTAGAGGGCCTTTAAATGCCCGCAAATTCAGGCCGGTAGAAGCACCGGCCCCGGGTATTATTCAGCGCAAACCGGTAGATACCCCCCTGCAAACTGGAATTAAAGCCATAGATTCTATGATTCCTATAGGGAGGGGGCAGCGAGAGCTGTTAATAGGAGACCGTCAGACGGGAAAGACTGCAGTAGCAGTGGATGCTATAATAAATCAAAAAAATGAGAATGTTATCTGCATATATGTGGCAATAGGTCAGAAGGCATCAAGTGTAGCCCGTCTCGTTGAGACCCTTAAAAAATACGGAGCCATGGAATACACTACAGTTGTGGCGGCCAATGCCGGGGAGCTGGCAGCCCTCCAGTATATTGCTCCTTATGCCGGCTGTGCTATGGGAGAGGAATTTATGTATAATTCCAGGGATGTTCTAATAGTATATGATGACCTGTCAAAACATGCCATTGCTTACAGGGCCATTTCCCTGCTTCTCAGGAGACCGCCGGGCCGGGAAGCCTTTCCGGGGGACGTATTTTACCTCCATTCCCGACTCCTAGAACGTTCTGCCCGCCTGAATGAGGAACTGGGGGGTGGCTCAATGACTGCATTACCCATTGTAGAAACCCTGGCAGGGGATGTTTCGGCCTATATACCAACGAATGTCATTTCTATAACAGACGGTCAGATATATTTCGAAACTGAACTTTTTTTCTCCGGCATAAGGCCGGCTATAAATGCAGGCCTTTCGGTTTCCCGGGTAGGGGGGGCTGCCCAGATTAAGGCCATGAAGGAAGTGGCAGGACGCTTGAGGCTGGAACTGGCCCAGTACCGGGAACTCTCTGCCTTTGCCCGTTTTGGTTCAGACCTTGATAAGGAGACCAGAGAGCGCCTTTCAAGGGGTGAGAGAATCATAGAGGTCCTCAAGCAGGGCCAGTTCGAGCCTATGCCCGTAGAAAATCAGGTGATTATCATATATGCCCTTATAAACGGATATTTAGAAGATATCCCGATAGAGGATCTAAAGAGGTTTGAGAAAGAATTCCTCGGGTATATGTCTTCAAAACATCCCGAAATAGGCAAAAGCATAAAAGAGACCGGAGAACTAAAGGATGGTATAAAGCAGAGGCTGGGAAAGGCCATTACGGATTTTAAGAAGGGATTTAAAACCAAAACTTCAGGCAATTAA
- the atpG gene encoding ATP synthase F1 subunit gamma, whose amino-acid sequence MTGLKEIRRRIRSIKKIQKITTAMYMVAASGLRKARERAENFRPYFENIRVLVSKTGENQILSRNPIFQEKAIKKGLYIVITGDQGLAGGYNINVIKEALEHMPYGERFFIAVGKKGSIFLRNRGYTLLEELNNNGREDEVSKHIGKKVLQLYSSGEMDAVYLAYTEFVTTLKQEPKVIRLLPVDIKEFMKNDGSEGEQEGYLFEPSPDEVLKGLIPLYLSSQIYGALLESKASELASRMTAMDSATDNARNLIDSLTLSYNRIRQGAITGEISEIVGGAEALKEGDSR is encoded by the coding sequence ATGACCGGATTGAAGGAGATAAGACGCAGGATAAGGAGCATAAAAAAGATCCAGAAAATTACAACGGCTATGTATATGGTAGCAGCTTCCGGACTCAGGAAGGCCAGGGAAAGGGCCGAAAATTTCAGGCCCTATTTTGAAAACATAAGGGTGCTGGTTTCAAAAACCGGAGAGAATCAAATCCTTTCAAGGAACCCGATCTTTCAGGAAAAAGCAATAAAGAAGGGATTGTATATTGTTATAACCGGGGATCAGGGCCTTGCAGGGGGATATAATATTAATGTTATTAAAGAAGCCCTTGAACACATGCCGTATGGAGAACGGTTTTTTATAGCGGTTGGGAAAAAAGGGAGCATATTTTTAAGGAACAGGGGCTATACGCTGCTGGAGGAGCTCAATAATAATGGACGGGAAGACGAAGTATCGAAACATATAGGTAAAAAAGTACTGCAGCTTTACAGCAGCGGTGAAATGGATGCCGTTTATCTAGCTTACACGGAATTTGTAACCACATTAAAACAGGAACCGAAGGTTATAAGGCTTTTACCCGTTGACATTAAGGAATTTATGAAAAATGACGGCAGTGAAGGAGAACAGGAAGGTTACTTGTTTGAACCTTCTCCTGATGAGGTTTTAAAGGGCCTGATACCCCTCTACTTATCTTCACAGATATACGGGGCCCTTTTAGAATCAAAGGCCAGTGAACTGGCGTCGAGGATGACGGCCATGGACAGTGCAACGGACAATGCCCGAAATCTAATTGACAGCCTGACCCTATCATATAACCGCATCAGGCAGGGGGCCATAACCGGCGAAATATCCGAAATCGTTGGCGGAGCAGAAGCATTAAAGGAGGGAGATTCCCGTTGA
- the atpD gene encoding F0F1 ATP synthase subunit beta, whose translation MKRFIGEITQIIGPVIDIRFKGRELPELYTAVEVYDEDLGREPEGPENNRKGKPVRVVGEIMHHLGDETVRCVAMASTDGLVRGMKAVATNEPIRVPVGENTLGRVFNVLGEPIDDTEGIEVSQYWPIHRKAPPFEEQETTTEVFETGIKVVDLLAPYPRGGKIGLFGGAGVGKTVLIMELIRNIATEHGGFSVFTGVGERSREGNDLWLEMKNSGVLEKTVLVFGQMNEPPGARMRVALTGLTMAEYFRDVEGQDVLLFIDNIFRFIQAGSEVSALLGRMPSAVGYQPTLAIDVGMLQERITSTKKGSITSVQAVYVPADDLTDPAPATTFAHLDATTVLSREIAAMGLYPSVDPLDSSSRILDPMIVGEEHYSVARGVQEVLQRYRELKDIIAILGMDELSEEDKLLVSRARKIQRFLTQPFFVAEAFTGIPGVYVPVKETVRGFKEILEGKHDHLPESAFYMAGSIDEVIKRQDQNFG comes from the coding sequence TTGAAAAGGTTTATCGGCGAGATTACCCAGATAATTGGGCCTGTTATAGATATTCGGTTTAAAGGGAGAGAGCTTCCCGAACTTTATACTGCTGTAGAAGTCTATGACGAAGATTTAGGCCGTGAGCCCGAGGGGCCCGAAAACAATAGAAAGGGGAAACCGGTAAGGGTAGTAGGGGAAATAATGCATCATCTCGGTGATGAAACGGTAAGGTGTGTTGCCATGGCCTCAACCGACGGCCTGGTAAGGGGGATGAAGGCGGTAGCCACGAATGAGCCTATCAGGGTGCCTGTAGGGGAAAATACCCTGGGCAGGGTATTTAATGTCCTGGGGGAACCTATTGATGATACGGAAGGAATAGAAGTTTCCCAGTACTGGCCTATCCACAGGAAGGCTCCTCCCTTTGAAGAACAAGAAACGACTACAGAGGTTTTTGAAACAGGGATAAAAGTGGTGGACCTTCTGGCTCCTTACCCCCGAGGGGGTAAGATAGGTCTTTTTGGGGGGGCAGGGGTAGGTAAAACCGTCCTTATAATGGAACTCATTAGGAATATCGCTACCGAACACGGCGGTTTTTCCGTTTTTACCGGTGTGGGGGAGAGAAGCCGGGAAGGCAATGACCTGTGGCTTGAAATGAAAAATTCAGGGGTGTTGGAGAAAACCGTTCTGGTTTTCGGGCAGATGAACGAACCTCCCGGGGCAAGGATGAGGGTAGCCCTTACGGGATTGACTATGGCAGAATATTTCAGGGATGTTGAAGGCCAGGATGTGCTTTTATTCATCGATAATATTTTCCGGTTCATACAGGCCGGATCTGAGGTTTCGGCCCTCCTGGGCCGAATGCCTTCAGCTGTCGGATATCAGCCTACCCTTGCCATAGATGTGGGGATGCTCCAGGAACGGATTACCTCCACTAAAAAGGGATCAATAACTTCCGTGCAGGCAGTATACGTACCGGCCGATGACCTCACGGACCCGGCACCGGCTACTACCTTTGCCCACCTGGATGCTACTACCGTCCTTTCACGGGAGATAGCAGCAATGGGGCTTTATCCCTCTGTTGATCCCCTAGATTCAAGTTCCCGAATCCTGGATCCCATGATTGTGGGAGAAGAACATTACAGTGTGGCAAGGGGAGTTCAGGAGGTCCTGCAGAGGTACAGGGAGCTTAAGGATATCATTGCTATCCTGGGTATGGATGAGCTCTCTGAAGAGGATAAGCTCCTGGTTTCAAGGGCAAGAAAGATTCAGAGGTTCCTTACCCAGCCTTTTTTCGTAGCCGAAGCTTTTACGGGAATCCCCGGGGTATATGTACCTGTAAAAGAGACCGTCAGAGGGTTTAAAGAAATCCTGGAAGGTAAGCATGACCATCTTCCTGAATCGGCCTTTTATATGGCGGGAAGTATAGATGAAGTAATAAAAAGACAGGATCAGAATTTCGGGTGA